A genome region from Hevea brasiliensis isolate MT/VB/25A 57/8 chromosome 9, ASM3005281v1, whole genome shotgun sequence includes the following:
- the LOC110640645 gene encoding uncharacterized protein LOC110640645 isoform X1, translated as MEDPLRQKINSRDQQSLVTSETLTTRARQSFAPHDRFTPKKLTLSYADFHREVAKNIKDISPKCSKNFLKQCRKVTEEEELVKYMSNLPSYLERGENRQEKVLNVGVLDWGRLEKWQCGQKQIPYRGSRHSLSSANSSSSFSTEGSYIDSSRGQSCSPDHQRMRRQSLQSHLMSSPVEVHSKDGKSFEESIQKFKDVKGAQTNTMNDQGKFVRTDQLLSKNCPEIKLEQCKRKDSDPKMNPECGFLNGVNFEVRQCMKVKATQDGEFMNKANKLQEQKAYAFDQDVSEKSKRVVLLMPRDLSQGNCAQLSESTAMLHQKGTKASRSSLYEMPKDTSPAAVTSDVPHSCPLPREIEGCAEMKGCSSDANSISFLPNTPHLAPHPAKKGISTSHVRISENKRSIITPINSTSMITPINSTSKEPSTGLDVKLGKAAPEKPRSTSPFRRLGIGMGKIGKSYSSKEGSSMPQLSTIHHSAKSASENGTNSSCQGTSSSDTQNASNRARSSPLRRLLDPLLKPKAPNCRRSGDPLQRDLVSTDRACKSSDGQLDSSTAARQPGVVKLNMTSCRAINIDDTCQDKKRGSSALQALLRVTVKNGQPLFTFAVDNERNILAATMKKLSSTREDDYSCIYTFFAIQEIRKKNGGWMNQGGKGKGHDYIPNVVAQLKVSGSQFSRWTRENYMEQSFAREFVLFAMGLQQAETQTLDFHPNDELAAIVVKIPRVINRSTATDGHYTGKCNDFPETRFNSTSGEQPIINGQSLISATVILPSGVHSLPNKGGPSSLIQRWRSGGSCDCGGWDLGCKLRIFANQSQLSKNTRPSKACTIIDKFEFISQGGEEENQPVFSLAPFKDGIYSVEFNSSLSIIQAFSLCIAVIDSKKLCEIPGSCNLFEGKTSLETILARNDGIRGSTNRVDTDVPAKFVSYPPHSPVGRV; from the exons ATGGAAGACCCTTTGAGGCAGAAAATAAATTCGAGGGACCAGCAATCATTAGTAACTTCTGAGACTTTAACAACCCGAGCAAGGCAAAGTTTCGCTCCACATGACAGGTTCACACCGAAAAAGCTGACCTTGTCATATGCTGATTTTCATCGTGAAGTTGCAAAGAATATAAAAGATATTTCACCTAAATGTTCAAAGAATTTCCTAAAACAGTGTAGGAAGGTGACTGAAGAGGAGGAGCTTGTCAAGTATATGTCAAATTTACCAAGTTATCTGGAGAGGGGAGAAAATCGACAGGAGAAAGTTTTAAATGTTGGGGTCCTTGATTGGGGCCGTTTAGAAAAGTGGCAGTGTGGCCAAAAACAGATACCCTACAGAGGTAGCAGGCATTCGCTCTCAAGTGCTAATTCATCCTCATCGTTCTCTACAGAAGGATCATATATTGACTCTAGTAGAGGTCAGAGTTGCTCTCCTGATCATCAAAGGATGCGCCGTCAATCTCTCCAATCTCATTTGATGTCATCTCCAGTAGAAGTTCATTCAAAAGATGGTAAATCGTTTGAAGAAAGCATTCAAAAATTTAAAGATGTCAAAGGTGCCCAGACTAACACTATGAATGACCAAGGAAAGTTCGTCAGGACAGACCAACTTCTTTCTAAAAATTGTCCTGAAATCAAACTGGAACAGTGCAAGAGAAAAGATTCAGACCCAAAGATGAATCCAGAATGTGGATTTTTAAATGGGGTCAATTTTGAAGTGCGGCAGTGCATGAAGGTAAAGGCAACCCAAGATGGTGAATTTATGAATAAAGCAAATAAGTTGCAAGAACAGAAGGCGTATGCCTTTGACCAAGATGTCTCTGAAAAAAGTAAAAGAGTAGTTCTACTTATGCCAAGAGATCTCTCCCAAGGCAATTGTGCCCAGCTTTCTGAGTCGACAGCAATGTTGCATCAAAAGGGGACAAAGGCAAGTCGGAGTAGCTTGTACGAGATGCCTAAGGACACGAGTCCTGCAGCAGTCACTTCTGATGTCCCACACTCTTGCCCGCTGCCTCGTGAGATTGAAGGATGCGCAGAGATGAAAGGGTGCTCTTCAGATGCCAATAGTATCAGCTTTTTGCCCAATACACCTCACTTGGCACCACATCCAGCCAAAAAAGGAATCAGTACATCCCATGTTAGAATTTCAGAAAATAAAAGATCAATTATAACACCAATAAATTCTACTTCAATGATAACACCAATAAATTCTACTTCAAAAGAACCTTCCACAGGATTGGATGTGAAGTTAGGCAAAGCTGCTCCTGAAAAACCGAGAAGCACTTCACCTTTTCGCCGACTTGGCATTGGTATGGGCAAGATAGGTAAAAGTTACAGTTCCAAAGAGGGTTCATCTATGCCACAATTGAGCACAATCCATCATTCTGCAAAATCTGCCTCAGAGAATGGTACAAATTCCTCTTGCCAAGGTACTTCAAGTAGTGATACACAAAATGCTTCAAACAGAGCCAGGTCAAGCCCTCTGAGAAGATTACTAGACCCACTGTTGAAACCAAAGGCACCAAACTGCCGTCGTTCTGGGGATCCATTACAACGGGATTTAGTATCAACGGATAGAGCCTGCAAGTCATCCGATGGACAATTAGATTCTTCAACTGCAGCAAGACAGCCAGGAGTTGTAAAATTAAATATGACAAGTTGTAGGGCAATCAATATTGATGATACGTGTCAGGACAAGAAGCGTGGATCGTCAGCATTGCAAGCTCTGCTAAGAGTTACAGTTAAGAATGGTCAGCCTCTTTTCACATTTGCAGTTGACAATGAACGAAATATTCTTGCAGCCACAATGAAGAAGTTGAGTAGCACAAGAGAGGATGACTACAGCTGCATTTACACATTCTTTGCCATTCAAGAAATCAGGAAAAAAAATGGGGGGTGGATGAACCAAGGGGGCAAAGGCAAAGGTCATGATTATATTCCTAATGTTGTAGCTCAATTGAAGGTTTCTGGTTCACAGTTTTCCCGTTGGACTAGAGAGAACTATATGGAGCAATCATTTGCTAGAGAATTTGTTTTGTTTGCCATGGGCCTACAACAAGCAGAGACACAAACATTAGACTTCCACCCAAATGATGAACTTGCTGCCATTGTTGTCAAGATCCCAAGAGTCATCAATAGAAGTACAGCCACTGATGGGCATTATACTGGTAAATGCAATGATTTCCCAGAGACGAGATTCAATTCTACTTCTGGGGAACAGCCTATCATCAATGGCCAAAGCCTTATCAGTGCCACAGTCATTCTTCCGAGTGGTGTTCATAGTCTACCAAATAAAGGAGGACCTTCATCACTAATCCAACGATGGAGATCGGGTGGATCATGTGATTGTGGAGGTTGGGATTTGGGTTGCAAACTCAGAATTTTTGCCAACCAGAGTCAGCTTAGTAAGAATACACGTCCATCTAAAGCTTGCACTATAATTGATAAATTTGAGTTCATCTCTCAG GGAGGAGAAGAAGAGAACCAACCTGTCTTCAGTTTGGCTCCTTTCAAGGATGGGATCTATTCAGTGGAGTTCAATTCATCACTTTCAATTATACAAGCGTTCTCACTGTGTATAGCAGTTATAGACAGTAAAAAACTGTGTGAGATCCCAGGATCGTGCAACTTGTTTGAAGGAAAAACTTCTTTGGAAACCATATTGGCCCGAAATGATGGAATAAGGGGCAGCACAAATCGAGTTGATACGGACGTGCCTGCAAAATTTGTCTCATACCCACCCCATTCTCCAGTTGGAAGGGTCTAG
- the LOC110640645 gene encoding uncharacterized protein LOC110640645 isoform X2, giving the protein MSNLPSYLERGENRQEKVLNVGVLDWGRLEKWQCGQKQIPYRGSRHSLSSANSSSSFSTEGSYIDSSRGQSCSPDHQRMRRQSLQSHLMSSPVEVHSKDGKSFEESIQKFKDVKGAQTNTMNDQGKFVRTDQLLSKNCPEIKLEQCKRKDSDPKMNPECGFLNGVNFEVRQCMKVKATQDGEFMNKANKLQEQKAYAFDQDVSEKSKRVVLLMPRDLSQGNCAQLSESTAMLHQKGTKASRSSLYEMPKDTSPAAVTSDVPHSCPLPREIEGCAEMKGCSSDANSISFLPNTPHLAPHPAKKGISTSHVRISENKRSIITPINSTSMITPINSTSKEPSTGLDVKLGKAAPEKPRSTSPFRRLGIGMGKIGKSYSSKEGSSMPQLSTIHHSAKSASENGTNSSCQGTSSSDTQNASNRARSSPLRRLLDPLLKPKAPNCRRSGDPLQRDLVSTDRACKSSDGQLDSSTAARQPGVVKLNMTSCRAINIDDTCQDKKRGSSALQALLRVTVKNGQPLFTFAVDNERNILAATMKKLSSTREDDYSCIYTFFAIQEIRKKNGGWMNQGGKGKGHDYIPNVVAQLKVSGSQFSRWTRENYMEQSFAREFVLFAMGLQQAETQTLDFHPNDELAAIVVKIPRVINRSTATDGHYTGKCNDFPETRFNSTSGEQPIINGQSLISATVILPSGVHSLPNKGGPSSLIQRWRSGGSCDCGGWDLGCKLRIFANQSQLSKNTRPSKACTIIDKFEFISQGGEEENQPVFSLAPFKDGIYSVEFNSSLSIIQAFSLCIAVIDSKKLCEIPGSCNLFEGKTSLETILARNDGIRGSTNRVDTDVPAKFVSYPPHSPVGRV; this is encoded by the exons ATGTCAAATTTACCAAGTTATCTGGAGAGGGGAGAAAATCGACAGGAGAAAGTTTTAAATGTTGGGGTCCTTGATTGGGGCCGTTTAGAAAAGTGGCAGTGTGGCCAAAAACAGATACCCTACAGAGGTAGCAGGCATTCGCTCTCAAGTGCTAATTCATCCTCATCGTTCTCTACAGAAGGATCATATATTGACTCTAGTAGAGGTCAGAGTTGCTCTCCTGATCATCAAAGGATGCGCCGTCAATCTCTCCAATCTCATTTGATGTCATCTCCAGTAGAAGTTCATTCAAAAGATGGTAAATCGTTTGAAGAAAGCATTCAAAAATTTAAAGATGTCAAAGGTGCCCAGACTAACACTATGAATGACCAAGGAAAGTTCGTCAGGACAGACCAACTTCTTTCTAAAAATTGTCCTGAAATCAAACTGGAACAGTGCAAGAGAAAAGATTCAGACCCAAAGATGAATCCAGAATGTGGATTTTTAAATGGGGTCAATTTTGAAGTGCGGCAGTGCATGAAGGTAAAGGCAACCCAAGATGGTGAATTTATGAATAAAGCAAATAAGTTGCAAGAACAGAAGGCGTATGCCTTTGACCAAGATGTCTCTGAAAAAAGTAAAAGAGTAGTTCTACTTATGCCAAGAGATCTCTCCCAAGGCAATTGTGCCCAGCTTTCTGAGTCGACAGCAATGTTGCATCAAAAGGGGACAAAGGCAAGTCGGAGTAGCTTGTACGAGATGCCTAAGGACACGAGTCCTGCAGCAGTCACTTCTGATGTCCCACACTCTTGCCCGCTGCCTCGTGAGATTGAAGGATGCGCAGAGATGAAAGGGTGCTCTTCAGATGCCAATAGTATCAGCTTTTTGCCCAATACACCTCACTTGGCACCACATCCAGCCAAAAAAGGAATCAGTACATCCCATGTTAGAATTTCAGAAAATAAAAGATCAATTATAACACCAATAAATTCTACTTCAATGATAACACCAATAAATTCTACTTCAAAAGAACCTTCCACAGGATTGGATGTGAAGTTAGGCAAAGCTGCTCCTGAAAAACCGAGAAGCACTTCACCTTTTCGCCGACTTGGCATTGGTATGGGCAAGATAGGTAAAAGTTACAGTTCCAAAGAGGGTTCATCTATGCCACAATTGAGCACAATCCATCATTCTGCAAAATCTGCCTCAGAGAATGGTACAAATTCCTCTTGCCAAGGTACTTCAAGTAGTGATACACAAAATGCTTCAAACAGAGCCAGGTCAAGCCCTCTGAGAAGATTACTAGACCCACTGTTGAAACCAAAGGCACCAAACTGCCGTCGTTCTGGGGATCCATTACAACGGGATTTAGTATCAACGGATAGAGCCTGCAAGTCATCCGATGGACAATTAGATTCTTCAACTGCAGCAAGACAGCCAGGAGTTGTAAAATTAAATATGACAAGTTGTAGGGCAATCAATATTGATGATACGTGTCAGGACAAGAAGCGTGGATCGTCAGCATTGCAAGCTCTGCTAAGAGTTACAGTTAAGAATGGTCAGCCTCTTTTCACATTTGCAGTTGACAATGAACGAAATATTCTTGCAGCCACAATGAAGAAGTTGAGTAGCACAAGAGAGGATGACTACAGCTGCATTTACACATTCTTTGCCATTCAAGAAATCAGGAAAAAAAATGGGGGGTGGATGAACCAAGGGGGCAAAGGCAAAGGTCATGATTATATTCCTAATGTTGTAGCTCAATTGAAGGTTTCTGGTTCACAGTTTTCCCGTTGGACTAGAGAGAACTATATGGAGCAATCATTTGCTAGAGAATTTGTTTTGTTTGCCATGGGCCTACAACAAGCAGAGACACAAACATTAGACTTCCACCCAAATGATGAACTTGCTGCCATTGTTGTCAAGATCCCAAGAGTCATCAATAGAAGTACAGCCACTGATGGGCATTATACTGGTAAATGCAATGATTTCCCAGAGACGAGATTCAATTCTACTTCTGGGGAACAGCCTATCATCAATGGCCAAAGCCTTATCAGTGCCACAGTCATTCTTCCGAGTGGTGTTCATAGTCTACCAAATAAAGGAGGACCTTCATCACTAATCCAACGATGGAGATCGGGTGGATCATGTGATTGTGGAGGTTGGGATTTGGGTTGCAAACTCAGAATTTTTGCCAACCAGAGTCAGCTTAGTAAGAATACACGTCCATCTAAAGCTTGCACTATAATTGATAAATTTGAGTTCATCTCTCAG GGAGGAGAAGAAGAGAACCAACCTGTCTTCAGTTTGGCTCCTTTCAAGGATGGGATCTATTCAGTGGAGTTCAATTCATCACTTTCAATTATACAAGCGTTCTCACTGTGTATAGCAGTTATAGACAGTAAAAAACTGTGTGAGATCCCAGGATCGTGCAACTTGTTTGAAGGAAAAACTTCTTTGGAAACCATATTGGCCCGAAATGATGGAATAAGGGGCAGCACAAATCGAGTTGATACGGACGTGCCTGCAAAATTTGTCTCATACCCACCCCATTCTCCAGTTGGAAGGGTCTAG